One Spinacia oleracea cultivar Varoflay chromosome 4, BTI_SOV_V1, whole genome shotgun sequence DNA segment encodes these proteins:
- the LOC130459523 gene encoding protein NRT1/ PTR FAMILY 5.11 isoform X1, translating into MVLSKVPQNELLTTDTKDVEATEPEVELTTEMPRDRRSKFVRRLSKGFAFGVDTVIRVGFCIARYQFLAFITILTGDWKLSLFKAVILTNIQEGAKKLLVIPTAWLAETYLGVSLTLFISAILYSIGLAMWYLALSHFKMPLYKWGFFIMGLLLITIGQSGYESCEYSTEPEDLEKGGSNHQEQESKRQHGKGACVSFSKRALKSLLRLLIRHRSGIMAFVFVNAALNVLSFSCITLSFMMFGVSVIVLTIMTRPKKHVLAEEFGWLDKAAALTSYNVTVEQVEDTKCFIRSSCLSLVFLTYGVMTAVGDTFFIDQADEMKKQIGSFEVPIQLFVLILEAIKQVVSWITEKVNAPHNNKRFYGALRLGLGMLLSVPCFLIASVIETKILEAKRLHHRQMSVLWLTPQLLLWGIMDGLAVDGIEDFFKHEMPESVAKSYGNILAEAVVGAGKILSVGWFCLCYYAGIMIEGKPGWIGKDMQGSHLEYYYAVTALFGLVSFFLYVWVAFKQDSQVLPPPPPPPPPPPSSPHQHYSLSPLVTSVLHVRKTLSRRHLSQQINPTNTSPSVLQRTLTSCSV; encoded by the exons TGGACACAGTTATACGTGTGGGCTTTTGTATAGCAAGGTACCAATTCCTGGCGTTTATCACAATTTTAACTGGTGATTGGAAACTGAGTTTGTTTAAGGCGGTCATACTAACAAATATCCAAGAGGGAGCAAAAAAACTGTTAGTGATCCCCACAGCTTGGCTTGCAGAAACCTATCTAGGCGTTTCCTTGACTCTCTTCATCTCAGCTATTTTATACTCCATT GGCCTCGCGATGTGGTACTTGGCATTGTCACACTTCAAAATGCCATTATATAAATGGGGATTCTTTATCATGGGACTATTGTTGATAACAATAGGGCAGTCTGGTTACGAGTCTTGTGAGTACAGTACTGAACCGGAGGATTTAGAGAAAGGTGGATCCAACCACCAAGAGCAAGAGAGCAAAAGACAACATGGAAAGGGTGCGTGTGTTTCATTCTCCAAAAGAGCATTAAAGTCACTATTACGTTTACTCATAAGACACCGGTCCGGTATTATGGCGTTCGTTTTTGTAAATGCAGCTTTGAATGTACTCAGTTTTTCCTGTATCACCTTATCTTTTATGATGTTTGGAGTGTCTGTTATAGTACTCACCATAATGACACGGCCTAAGAAACATGTTCTTGCAGAAGAATTTGG GTGGCTCGACAAAGCAGCAGCATTAACATCGTATAATGTTACAGTAGAACAAGTGGAGGACACAAAATGTTTCATAAGAAGTAGTTGTTTGTCATTGGTGTTTTTGACGTATGGTGTTATGACAGCTGTAGGGGATACCTTCTTTATCGACCAAGCAGATGAGATGAAAAAACAAATTGGTTCCTTTGAAGTGCCTATTCAGCTATTCGTATTGATTTTAGAGGCTATAAAACAGGTGGTGAGTTGGATAACTGAAAAAGTGAACGCACCACATAATAATAAGAGATTTTACGGCGCATTACGACTAGGGTTGGGAATGCTTCTTTCTGTTCCATGTTTTCTGATAGCATCTGTAATTGAGACTAAAATACTCGAGGCTAAAAGACTACATCATCGGCAAATGTCTGTATTGTGGCTGACTCCCCAGCTTTTATTATGGGGAATCATGGATGGGTTAGCTGTTGACGGAATTGAGGACTTTTTTAAGCATGAAATGCCTGAATCAGTTGCAAAATCGTATGGTAATATACTTGCTGAAGCTGTTGTTGGCGCGGGGAAGATACTCAGTGTTGGATGGTTTTGTTTGTGCTACTACGCTGGAATTATGATAGAGGGTAAGCCAGGTTGGATTGGGAAAGATATGCAAGGAAGTCATCTTGAATATTATTATGCTGTTACTGCTTTATTTGGGCTCGTCAGTTTCTTCTTATATGTCTGGGTTGCATTTAAGCAAGATTCACAAGTGCTCcctccacctccaccaccaccaccaccaccaccatcgtcACCGCACCAACATTATTCTCTTTCACCACTAGTCACGAGTGTTTTGCATGTTAGAAAAACTTTGAGTCGTCGCCATCTTTCACAACAAATTAATCCGACGAACACAAGTCCCTCAGTTTTACAGCGAACACTGACATCGTGCTCCGTCTAA